In Methylococcus geothermalis, one genomic interval encodes:
- a CDS encoding inositol monophosphatase family protein, translating into MDPMLNIAIRAARAAGDLIVRYVDRIDTLKIAPKGRNDFVSEVDRQAEHEIMHILRKAYPGHVFLGEESGRQGAAGDEYVWVVDPLDGTTNFLHGFPHFAVSIALMHRGVPEAGVIYDPMRQDLFTAKRGGGATLNSRRVRVTRQNSLTGALLGTGIPFKDQTHIDAYLGMLKALIRDTAGIRRAGSAALDLAYVAAGRLDGFWELGLQKWDIAAGVLLIKEAGGIVTDLGGGEGYMDSGNVLTASPRLHQCMLETIRPYLTEELRAQPA; encoded by the coding sequence ATGGATCCCATGCTGAACATCGCCATCCGCGCGGCGCGTGCTGCCGGAGACTTGATCGTCCGTTACGTCGACCGGATCGATACGCTCAAGATCGCTCCCAAGGGCCGTAACGATTTCGTCAGCGAAGTGGATCGCCAGGCGGAGCATGAGATCATGCATATCCTGCGCAAGGCCTATCCCGGCCATGTCTTCCTCGGCGAGGAGAGCGGGCGGCAGGGCGCCGCGGGCGACGAATACGTCTGGGTCGTCGATCCGCTGGATGGCACCACCAACTTCCTCCACGGCTTCCCGCACTTCGCCGTATCCATTGCCCTGATGCATCGCGGCGTTCCCGAAGCCGGGGTGATCTACGATCCCATGCGGCAGGACCTGTTCACCGCCAAGCGCGGTGGCGGCGCCACGTTGAACAGCCGGCGCGTCAGGGTCACCCGCCAGAACTCCCTCACCGGCGCCCTGCTCGGCACCGGCATTCCTTTCAAGGATCAGACCCACATTGATGCCTATCTCGGCATGCTCAAGGCGCTGATCCGGGATACCGCCGGCATCCGCCGCGCCGGCTCGGCGGCACTCGATCTCGCGTACGTGGCGGCCGGCCGCCTCGACGGCTTCTGGGAGCTGGGGTTGCAGAAATGGGACATCGCAGCGGGCGTTCTGCTGATCAAGGAAGCCGGCGGGATCGTGACCGACCTCGGCGGCGGCGAGGGCTACATGGACAGCGGCAATGTGCTGACCGCCAGCCCGCGTCTGCATCAATGCATGCTGGAAACCATCAGGCCGTATCTGACGGAAGAACTCCGGGCGCAGCCGGCCTGA
- a CDS encoding RNA methyltransferase, with amino-acid sequence MLSDIRIVLVETTHPGNIGGVARAMKNMGLSDLALVLPKVFPSEQATARASGADDLLAAARVVGSLEEAIADCQVVIGASARLRTIAWPELDPRTAAARIAGQPEGTRTAIVFGREHSGLTNEELERCHYLLHIASNPEFSSLNLACAVQIVAYELYLAAGRGAAGRPGAALADGEQMASFFRHLERTLHDVGFLHERRSSPSIMRRLRRIFNSAQIEAQEIHLLRGILTAAQHSAAGAGIRNAEEN; translated from the coding sequence GTGCTCTCCGATATACGCATCGTACTGGTCGAAACCACCCACCCCGGCAACATCGGCGGCGTCGCCCGCGCCATGAAGAACATGGGCCTGAGCGATCTGGCGCTGGTCTTGCCGAAAGTTTTCCCCAGCGAACAGGCCACCGCCCGGGCCTCCGGCGCCGATGACCTGCTCGCCGCGGCTCGCGTGGTCGGCTCGCTGGAGGAAGCCATCGCAGACTGCCAAGTCGTCATCGGCGCCAGCGCCCGCCTGCGGACCATCGCCTGGCCGGAACTCGATCCCCGCACCGCCGCGGCCAGGATCGCCGGCCAACCGGAGGGCACGCGAACCGCCATCGTGTTCGGCCGCGAGCATTCGGGGCTGACCAACGAGGAACTGGAGCGTTGCCACTACCTGCTGCACATCGCCTCCAACCCGGAATTCAGTTCGCTCAACCTCGCCTGCGCGGTCCAGATCGTCGCCTACGAACTCTATCTCGCCGCCGGGCGAGGCGCCGCCGGGCGTCCCGGCGCCGCCCTGGCCGACGGCGAACAGATGGCCTCGTTCTTCCGCCATCTGGAACGTACGCTGCATGACGTCGGCTTCCTGCACGAACGCCGGTCCTCGCCGTCGATCATGCGCAGGCTGCGCCGTATCTTCAACAGTGCGCAGATCGAAGCCCAGGAAATCCACTTGCTGCGGGGCATCCTCACCGCGGCCCAACACAGCGCCGCCGGCGCCGGAATCCGCAATGCTGAAGAAAATTAG
- the cysE gene encoding serine O-acetyltransferase: MLKKIREEFSCIFARDPAAQSFFEILTVYPGVHAVLIHRFSHWLWNHGLRWPARVLSYLARWATGIEIHPGATLGRRLFIDHGMGVVIGETAVIGDDCTLYHGVTLGGTSWQKGKRHPTLGNGVVIGAGAKVLGPITVGDGARIGSNSVVLRAVPAGATVVGIPGHIINPDRKAQEAQRLAIASKLGFDAYGMTPDMPDPVAHAVNHMLDHIQALDQQLASLKQALRERGIDLEEAPLPELDDCQLDPGEPR; encoded by the coding sequence ATGCTGAAGAAAATTAGAGAAGAGTTCAGCTGCATCTTCGCCCGAGACCCCGCGGCCCAGTCGTTTTTCGAGATACTGACCGTTTACCCCGGCGTCCACGCCGTGCTCATCCACCGCTTCAGCCACTGGCTCTGGAACCACGGCTTGCGCTGGCCCGCGCGGGTCCTGTCCTATCTCGCGCGCTGGGCCACCGGCATCGAGATCCATCCCGGCGCGACGCTGGGCCGGCGGCTGTTCATCGACCACGGCATGGGAGTCGTCATCGGAGAAACCGCGGTGATCGGGGACGATTGCACGCTCTACCACGGCGTGACCCTGGGCGGCACCAGTTGGCAGAAAGGCAAGCGCCACCCGACTCTGGGCAACGGCGTGGTGATCGGCGCCGGCGCCAAGGTACTCGGCCCCATCACCGTGGGCGACGGCGCGCGCATCGGCTCCAATTCCGTGGTCTTACGCGCCGTGCCCGCCGGCGCCACGGTGGTCGGCATTCCCGGCCACATCATCAACCCCGACCGCAAGGCCCAGGAAGCGCAACGGCTGGCGATCGCCAGCAAGCTCGGCTTCGACGCCTACGGCATGACGCCGGACATGCCGGACCCGGTCGCCCACGCCGTCAACCACATGCTCGACCACATCCAGGCGCTGGATCAGCAGCTCGCAAGCCTCAAGCAGGCGTTGCGGGAGCGTGGCATCGACCTGGAGGAAGCCCCCCTCCCCGAGCTGGACGATTGCCAGCTCGACCCGGGCGAACCGCGTTAA
- a CDS encoding rhodanese-like domain-containing protein: MKKWLTAALLAILFPSAPTFGGGLLGITPDELETLKAQGVPVVDVRTPEEWRKTGVIEGSKPLTFFDSKGAYDAAAWMQEFKTIASDPAKPVVLVCRSGNRTAMVGKMLTQELGYERVYHLEKGLQVWMAEGHKLAPCGGC; this comes from the coding sequence ATGAAAAAATGGCTGACAGCCGCCTTGCTGGCGATATTGTTTCCGAGTGCTCCGACTTTCGGCGGCGGGCTTCTCGGCATCACTCCCGACGAACTGGAAACGCTGAAAGCGCAAGGCGTTCCGGTGGTGGACGTCCGCACGCCCGAGGAATGGCGCAAGACCGGCGTCATCGAGGGGAGCAAGCCGCTGACGTTCTTCGATTCCAAGGGGGCCTACGATGCCGCCGCCTGGATGCAGGAGTTCAAGACGATCGCCTCCGATCCCGCCAAGCCGGTGGTGCTGGTCTGCCGCTCAGGCAACCGCACCGCCATGGTCGGAAAGATGCTCACGCAGGAACTGGGCTACGAGCGCGTCTATCATCTGGAAAAGGGATTGCAGGTCTGGATGGCGGAGGGGCATAAGCTCGCCCCTTGCGGGGGCTGTTAA
- a CDS encoding tetratricopeptide repeat protein, whose protein sequence is MSDSAFDFDRAVIQNSFAIPVLVDFWAPWCAPCRALTPLLETVAARMAGRFELVKVNTEEYPAIAQQYGVRGIPNVKLFVDGAVADEFTGALPESALEAWLQRALPSPYREQLKRAEGLLGTGRSAEAEPVLRHILAAEPGNERAAILLAQLLLKTSPDEALAAVKAIGPDSDQSDAAEALRTLARLFGLLEHPERLDDAPAKSAYLEAIRNIREENYEPALRQLIELVRQARGYDEDGARKACVAIFRLLGDGHELTRSYRGQLSNALYV, encoded by the coding sequence ATGTCCGATTCCGCATTCGATTTCGACCGCGCCGTCATCCAGAACAGCTTCGCCATCCCGGTGCTGGTGGATTTCTGGGCGCCCTGGTGCGCCCCTTGCCGCGCCCTCACTCCGCTGTTGGAAACGGTTGCCGCGCGCATGGCTGGCCGCTTTGAACTGGTCAAGGTGAACACCGAGGAGTACCCGGCAATCGCCCAGCAGTACGGCGTTCGCGGGATTCCCAACGTCAAACTGTTCGTCGACGGCGCCGTCGCCGACGAATTCACTGGCGCCTTGCCCGAGTCGGCCCTGGAAGCCTGGCTGCAGCGCGCGCTGCCCAGCCCGTACCGGGAACAGTTGAAGCGGGCCGAAGGCCTGCTGGGCACCGGCCGGTCAGCCGAAGCGGAGCCGGTGTTGCGCCATATCCTGGCCGCCGAGCCGGGCAACGAGCGGGCCGCCATACTGCTCGCCCAGCTGCTGCTGAAAACGTCTCCTGACGAAGCCCTGGCCGCCGTCAAGGCCATCGGCCCGGATTCCGACCAGAGCGATGCCGCCGAAGCCCTGCGCACGCTGGCCCGGCTGTTCGGCCTGCTGGAACACCCCGAACGGCTGGACGATGCACCGGCCAAATCCGCCTATCTGGAGGCCATCCGGAATATCCGGGAAGAAAACTACGAACCGGCGCTACGCCAATTGATCGAACTGGTGCGCCAGGCACGCGGCTACGACGAGGATGGCGCCCGCAAGGCCTGCGTGGCGATCTTCCGGCTGCTGGGCGACGGCCATGAACTCACCCGCAGCTACCGCGGCCAGCTTTCCAACGCGCTCTATGTTTAA
- a CDS encoding M15 family metallopeptidase: MTSALLMSAVAAAAPLQPPVETGPFRTPDLVEIAPLDATIKLDVRYATPDNFVHKAVYAEPRVFLQRPAAEALIRVNARLKPQGYGLILFDGYRPWSVTRLFWESTSGTQRMFVADPREGSRHNRGCAIDLSLYDLKTGQQVAMPSDYDEMTERAYPSYDGGTAAAREHRDRLRAAMEAEGFAVHPREWWHYDYALWQEYAILDIPFSEIGR; encoded by the coding sequence ATGACCAGTGCCCTGTTGATGAGCGCCGTCGCCGCCGCGGCACCGCTGCAGCCGCCAGTGGAAACCGGCCCCTTCCGGACACCGGACCTGGTGGAAATCGCGCCGCTCGACGCCACGATCAAGCTCGACGTACGCTATGCCACTCCCGACAATTTCGTCCACAAGGCGGTTTACGCCGAACCGCGAGTATTCCTGCAACGGCCGGCGGCCGAGGCCCTGATCAGGGTCAACGCCAGGCTGAAACCGCAGGGATACGGCCTGATACTGTTCGACGGCTATCGCCCCTGGTCCGTCACCCGCCTGTTCTGGGAATCCACCAGCGGAACCCAGCGAATGTTCGTGGCCGATCCCCGCGAGGGCTCCCGCCACAATCGCGGCTGCGCCATCGACTTGAGCCTCTACGACCTGAAGACCGGGCAGCAGGTAGCCATGCCGTCCGATTACGACGAGATGACCGAGCGCGCCTACCCTAGCTACGACGGCGGTACGGCAGCGGCGCGCGAGCACCGCGACCGGCTCAGGGCGGCGATGGAAGCCGAAGGCTTCGCCGTCCATCCCCGCGAATGGTGGCATTACGACTATGCCCTCTGGCAGGAATATGCCATCCTCGACATACCGTTCTCCGAAATCGGGCGCTGA
- a CDS encoding rhomboid family intramembrane serine protease, with product MFPLRDINPALHRPIALLLILLLNVGAWAIVQGLGQDRPLAQSLCEYALIPGELLKLAPVGTIIPISQSFGCQLDGDAPLWTLVTHMFLHGGWFHIIGNMWFLWVFGDNVEDVMGPIRFIAFYVLCGLAAAAAQIASDPSAAVPMVGASGAIGGVMGAYARLYPRTQIITLIFLGFYWTTVAVPAFAMLGYWFFIQLVSGLPALGGTSGGVAFWAHVGGFLAGLLLVGPMHRRDYLAQRARFVEHRFFDVGPF from the coding sequence ATGTTTCCGCTACGCGACATCAATCCGGCCCTGCACCGCCCCATCGCCCTACTGCTGATCCTGCTGCTCAACGTCGGCGCCTGGGCGATCGTGCAGGGGCTCGGGCAGGACCGGCCCCTGGCGCAATCGCTGTGCGAATACGCCCTCATTCCCGGCGAACTGCTCAAACTGGCGCCGGTCGGCACCATCATCCCGATCAGCCAGAGCTTCGGCTGCCAGCTCGACGGCGACGCCCCCCTCTGGACCCTGGTCACCCACATGTTCCTGCACGGCGGCTGGTTTCACATCATCGGCAACATGTGGTTCCTCTGGGTGTTCGGCGACAATGTGGAAGACGTGATGGGACCGATCCGCTTCATCGCCTTCTATGTCTTGTGCGGGCTGGCCGCGGCGGCGGCGCAAATCGCCTCGGACCCGTCCGCCGCCGTGCCGATGGTCGGCGCCTCCGGCGCCATCGGCGGTGTCATGGGCGCCTATGCCCGGCTCTACCCCCGCACCCAGATCATCACTCTGATCTTCCTGGGTTTCTACTGGACCACGGTCGCCGTCCCGGCCTTCGCCATGCTCGGCTACTGGTTTTTCATCCAGCTCGTCAGCGGCCTCCCGGCCCTCGGCGGCACCAGCGGCGGCGTGGCGTTCTGGGCGCATGTCGGCGGCTTTCTCGCCGGCCTCCTTCTGGTCGGGCCGATGCACCGGCGGGATTATCTCGCCCAGCGGGCGCGGTTCGTGGAACACAGATTTTTCGATGTCGGACCCTTCTGA